In Doryrhamphus excisus isolate RoL2022-K1 chromosome 21, RoL_Dexc_1.0, whole genome shotgun sequence, a single genomic region encodes these proteins:
- the LOC131108520 gene encoding uncharacterized protein LOC131108520 isoform X1, with the protein MPASERGRDPLDPPPKIRKLDEDVGAIQSEAAPAANNTSLKEMNMQEQTVAPRTKRKLSSSSEEGDKPAKASRRGSPVHNSSIRTLDASIMNATSASCGEAPSDSANSKVFSAGVTSSESDDETKSYLAESGETCCIRQYPNQVPAKRKAEDELCCDSLEVSEEFHVETQIDYSYRRASESGLDGTAEATPDEEENSSTQRLERAAKTNESKDTNGSETVSIKFAAEEKDVKEAEDQTLIDGTTSASCAEVVTDSIKNHSGLASKALPLSSEVFCSSSTNQLHQHSTDRRADDQPKCQNNELKETVSSETWQHCKQEAVEIEGRDVLVGSEEGLCSEHHQPFHSTPEEEISESCQPESQSPGSHPSMESDGCPEGRIEENVPITESVTSPESCIEERVTAIYGNPESQTEEIVTNTECDNNPGSQIEEKLTTKQSGFTPVSPAEEDKREDPMLSTETEPQEVHVGVHSAGSPFDRHLENQPEETATEECRSCEDLPEMESEGNPESPTKENVTLVDCDGESHVEENVTVIEENVRDSLLPSRKTEPTPHELIRTTVCPFEENQMESERNPENQPAQRLVEENRPCDHLQNMESDGKPESLTIGNQTFDLDRDQPCVEDQVTGLSLSKEMEPTPQEVLVGIHSTESPFDRNPENQREEASMEESQSCDELPQMESDNKLEGLTQECQTLDPDREKPCVEEHLIVTEEPVTVTEEPVIVTEEHQTECLSLVKEVEPMPQEGLIGIHSGESSCDRNPENQPEETAMEESESCDDHPQMELDSKTEGPMKENNIAWAEEHVADSLSFSKEVEPVPQEVHIEGGPEENLNVTDEDAETAMVSDGLKNKENLTEELSLSKDPTLQEDLIVCQVEEHRKDLQRQIEENLPTKESDKAPESQTEEYERKDLTPTPEVLVFGVHSAESPFDTYSENQPEEAAMEDSHSCEVLPKVSPIENVTVGPAGEPCVEEHATVMEEHFAKELPPSKDPTLREDLSESQVEEHHKDPGSQTEENPTAKETPSAECVREDLTTQEVVVGIHHTVGPFDRKPEIEPEETEMEECQSYDVLPQMELDSKSESPTTENVTGHPDGEACVGQHPAVMEHVPEGLPLSKEMKAMPEDVHVGGGTEEHDDDDAETGLKTEELSLPEEHTAKEVTMEGQVEEHLMETDNSPEHQIVTASDSNPLSQNEETAPPTEVCCFNKGEEHQMEFVEDSESQTDVRVINQSTLVGQSPAPSEHQQEQVTTSCDGVNKTTEASTDGAVDEQNGTMEVSSECVTVSVLPTDVEVTSQEEMNRQQTTDATHIPAVQEDVMKSVEKEHQCVEYSPAPMTESNIQASATNENVEHPVSLQEVDSIDATTGRDISERNEFMEHEDNMKFEHIPGDAHQELMINANLQDMSKVQNDSNSSGNEDCFPEVTSAQKSNMDTSAEISQHSSDVPECHSVIAADFQVQNAEDLTMKPQQETLGQMSPEHVGIYTATTEDTPSEALIEQSQTSPAMADTHLSPDAQAEPSQNMEHEDSLGCEAAQERQTTLASMSATASDTQTLEGQREGTTTTQETQLQHATQLPQEVMVDCSTNKEDIQCEATSTVEYPHLTSMEENEKPDVTEVSTSHKGDVQKVPDVATNGCNENKHFVGASADLQTSAAGDASDSFQKGLDVSSSEEQEAMEEAVTKSLNAAVSKVEADMPTAAAPDFISHPAPPFQSIGELPHVKVDLPVVSLSDAAVTETAVVQHIHEGEKVTLVNDKSMLDVGNNQEENTHLEHMDVISKTTVESLMEDNTGKQEVKEEDAIIPAERADVPLREASGSSGVEAFVCDQSEASATVLYAPEEQSDTVSQSQIVYEPISSPESNGDGDALEKQNLVSMEDVDTSKSQMGNEELTGEEQAADEPMEVEHSTTVAEQNSTAAVMSSSVAVSTPVDEVAQEEDGVSPEPKCVLAVDLCAQVQEDTPAVPAVDITDGAAEEYVILQPVLESKIPFDIVSQAAAASGLSSPCFDHMHPDEAFVADVEGETASNGPQETLIPEAEVHPCQAPTQVADVDGEGADDGVSAPPVEEATQLLETPDQFLQPSECGEGQFALQEVQILEDMELGHEIVVAEEDNEEDSDVTIVEKTAETVEAPPLQKPAETLGDKKEHEADSKPDNDTEKKDHQKTPEAEKPRKQEMNTQAKTKARLAALAEQKAAAMKKAANKQQLNLLALCQEIAEDIATDSMLLKRIEEEKQAAAKGEASRKENPPVSAQEVATADAKPPAEPESSSALGTPAEETPVVQPSAPVSKPHEDPPKRRFFVSQVTVPLKAHEKKKLTRYQRLRQVELQREKMSWARMKKMKTDQANQMLSDMDWQASMFTTAASANAVNTDAAPAPKDTSSSPPSPVLSSKPATPTADVPQPEIAKPETVKGEPPQVEAPKAEPDAKTDPIKPETPQTEPAKVENTRITRQSKAQTSKATPPPAPSPKVTRSSTRRSLPAVPPPMPNGLKAPKPKPVEYKPYKPRPRYSPDDFELDDDPLPAPPKKSSPLCRTSQVIGQSSPLAQPKATLPAKPSQVPNQSQRQPSVVPGGHMSGQSKSSISTTTQSKPCSPSPGPRRASATTPQFPSPVAAPSTNATQAKASETQSAAASVSPKLKAAGAGPTTPSVPSNTAQAKLTDPTSDKGSGPPKPRLVEPASDTDSKEAPALHSSGSPPPKESSDQLNVQKCEEKPAVSDVDQCPQAERVKTAQETSERPFQDGAVKQHGGETPLTDACLQREVRKLKEADKDGTQTIIDAGQKHFGAVACNVCGMLYSAANPEDESQHLLFHNQFISAVKYVGWKKERILGEFPDGKIILVLPDDPKYALKKVEEIREMVDNDLGFQQVETKCPSQTKTFLFISNDKKVAGCLIAEHIQEGYRVIEELAPGGSEGEKVMFERQRAWCCSTTPEPAICGISRIWVVSMMRRRGIASRLVECLRNNFIYGSYLSKDEIAFSDPTPDGKLFATQYFGTSQFLVYNFVSRKQPSQPKTDSV; encoded by the exons ATGCCAGCCTCAGAGAGAGGACGCGATCCTCTTGATCCTCCACCCAAGATTAGGAAGTTGGATGAGGATGTTGGCGCTATTCAAAGTGAAGCTGCACCAGCTGCCAACAACACCTCCCTAAAAGAAATGAATATGCAAGAGCAGACAGTTGCCCCGCGGACCAAGAGGAAACTGTCATCCTCGTCGGAAGAGGGAGACAAACCAGCTAAGGCGTCCAGACGGGGTTCCCCTGTTCACAACTCCAGCATACGCACTTTAGATGCATCCATCATGAACGCCACAAGTGCCTCCTGCGGAGAAGCTCCATCTGATAGCGCTAACTCCAAAGTTTTCTCTGCAGGGGTGACTTCCTCCGAGTCTGATGACGAAACTAAGTCATACCTCGCAGAGAGCGGCGAGACCTGCTGCATCAGGCAATATCCTAACCAAGTCCCAGCAAAGCGCAAGGCTGAAGACGAGTTGTGTTGTGACTCGTTGGAGGTGAGTGAAGAGTTCCATGTAGAGACACAGATTGATTACAGTTATAGGAGAGCGTCAGAGTCGGGTCTTGACGGAACAGCAGAGGCAACTCCTGATGAAGAAGAAAACTCATCGACACAAAGACTGGAACGTGCAGCAAAGACAAACGAGTCAAAGGACACTAATGGTTCTGAAACAGTGAGTATCAAATTTGCAGCTGAAGAAAAGGACGTAAAAGAAGCAGAGGACCAAACGCTGATAGACGGCACAACCTCAGCGTCATGTGCAGAAGTTGTGACAGACTCTATCAAGAACCACAGCGGTTTAGCTAGCAAAGCTCTACCCTTGTCATCAGAGGTATTTTGTTCTAGCAGCACCAACCAACTACACCAGCACAGTACAGACAGACGGGCAGACGACCAACCAAAATGTCAGAACAATGAATTAAAAGAGACGGTTTCCAGTGAAACATGGCAACATTGTAAACAGGAGGCAGTGGAAATTGAGGGGCGTGATGTCCTTGTGGGGTCTGAGGAGGGTCTTTGCAGTGAACATCACCAACCCTTTCACAGCACCCCAGAAGAAGAAATCTCAGAAAGTTGTCAACCTGAGAGTCAGAGTCCAGGGAGTCATCCATCAATGGAGTCTGATGGATGCCCAGAAGGCCGCATTGAAGAAAATGTTCCAATAACAGAATCTGTAACGAGCCCAGAAAGCTGCATTGAAGAACGTGTAACAGCAATATACGGCAACCCAGAAAGCCAGACTGAAGAAATTGTAACAAATACAGAGTGTGATAACAACCCAGGAAGTCAGATTGAGGAAAAATTAACAACAAAGCAGTCTGGTTTCACCCCAGTGAGTCCAGCCGAGGAAGACAAAAGAGAGGATCCGATGCTTTCAACAGAAACTGAGCCACAAGAGGTCCATGTTGGGGTTCATAGCGCAGGAAGTCCATTTGATAGACACCTAGAGAATCAACCTGAAGAAACGGCAACAGAAGAGTGTCGGTCCTGTGAAGATCTACCAGAAATGGAGTCTGAGGGGAATCCTGAGAGTCCCACTAAAGAAAATGTAACATTGGTGGACTGTGATGGAGAGAGTCACGTAGAAGAAAATGTAACAGTAATAGAAGAGAATGTAAGAGACAGTCTCTTACCTTCAAGGAAGACTGAACCCACACCACATGAGCTCATACGTACCACAGTGTGCCCGTTTGAGGAGAACCAAATGGAGTCTGAACGCAACCCAGAGAATCAACCCGCACAAAGATTAGTGGAAGAGAATCGGCCCTGCGATCATCTACAAAACATGGAGTCTGATGGTAAACCAGAGAGTCTCACGATAGGAAATCAAACCTTTGACCTTGACAGAGACCAGCCTTGTGTGGAAGACCAGGTAACGGGTCTGTCACTTTCAAAGGAAATGGAACCCACACCACAAGAGGTCCTCGTTGGGATTCATAGCACGGAGAGTCCATTCGATAGAAACCCAGAGAATCAACGTGAAGAAGCATCAATGGAAGAGAGTCAGTCCTGTGATGAGCTACCACAAATGGAGTCGGACAATAAACTGGAGGGTCTCACTCAAGAATGTCAAACATTAGATCCTGACAGAGAGAAGCCTTGTGTGGAAGAACATCTAATAGTGACAGAAGAACCTGTAACAGTGACAGAAGAACCTGTAATAGTGACGGAAGAACATCAAACAGAATGTCTGTCACTTGTAAAGGAAGTGGAACCCATGCCACAGGAAGGCCTCATTGGGATTCATAGCGGCGAGAGTTCATGTGATAGAAACCCGGAGAATCAACCAGAAGAAACGGCTATGGAAGAGAGTGAGTCCTGTGATGATCATCCACAAATGGAGTTGGACAGTAAAACAGAGGGTCCcatgaaagaaaataatatagCGTGGGCAGAAGAACATGTTGCAGACAGTCTGTCATTTTCAAAGGAGGTGGAACCCGTGCCACAAGAGGTCCACATAGAAGGTGGTCCTGAAGAAAATCTAAATGTGACTGATGAAGATGCAGAGACAGCGATGGTGTCTGATGGactaaagaataaagaaaatttaaCAGAAGAGCTGTCGCTTTCGAAGGACCCCACACTACAAGAGGACCTCATAGTGTGTCAAGTTGAGGAGCATCGAAAAGACCTACAACGTCAGATTGAAGAAAATCTACCAACAAAGGAGTCTGATAAAGCCCCAGAGAGTCAAACTGAGGAATACGAAAGAAAGGATTTGACGCCCACACCAGAAGTTCTTGTCTTTGGGGTTCATAGCGCCGAGAGTCCATTTGATACGTACTCAGAGAATCAACCTGAAGAGGCAGCAATGGAAGACAGTCACTCCTGTGAAGTTCTACCAAAGGTGAGTCCCATAGAAAATGTGACAGTAGGTCCTGCCGGAGAGCCATGTGTTGAAGAACATGCGACAGTGATGGAAGAACATTTTGCAAAAGAACTGCCACCTTCAAAGGACCCCACACTACGAGAGGACCTCTCAGAAAGTCAAGTTGAGGAACATCACAAAGATCCAGGAAGTCAGACGGAAGAAAATCCAACAGCAAAGGAGACCCCATCTGCGGAATGCGTGAGAGAAGATCTCACGACACAAGAGGTCGTTGTTGGGATTCATCATACCGTGGGTCCGTTTGATAGAAAGCCAGAGATTGAACCTGAAGAAACAGAAATGGAAGAGTGTCAGTCCTATGACGTTCTACCACAAATGGAGTTGGACAGTAAATCGGAGAGTCCCACCACAGAAAATGTAACAGGGCATCCTGATGGAGAGGCTTGTGTTGGACAACATCCAGCAGTGATGGAACATGTCCCAGAAGGTCTGCCACTTTCAAAGGAAATGAAAGCCATGCCAGAAGATGTCCACGTAGGAGGTGGTACTGAGGAACATGATGATGACGACGCAGAGACAGGACTCAAGACCGAAGAGCTGTCACTTCCAGAGGAACACACAGCAAAAGAGGTCACCATGGAAGGTCAAGTTGAGGAACATCTAATGGAGACTGATAACAGCCCAGAGCATCAAATTGTCACGGCGTCTGATAGCAACCCATTGAGTCAGAATGAAGAAACGGCACCGCCAACAGAGGTATGCTGTTTTAATAAAGGTGAGGAACATCAAATGGAGTTTGTTGAAGATTCAGAAAGCCAGACAGATGTACGTGTGATAAATCAGTCAACTTTGGTTGGCCAATCGCCGGCGCCATCGGAACACCAGCAGGAGCAGGTGACAACTTCTTGTGATGGTGTCAACAAAACAACGGAGGCGTCGACAGATGGGGCAGTCGATGAGcaaaatggaacaatggaggtgTCCTCTGAATGTGTCACAGTCTCTGTGCTTCCGACAGATGTGGAAGTGACGTCACAGGAGGAAATGAACAGGCAACAGACTACGGACGCTACACACATACCAGCTGTTCAAGAGGATGTGATGAAAAGTGTGGAAAAAGAACATCAGTGCGTTGAATATTCTCCGGCACCCATGACTGAATCCAACATCCAGGCTTCCGCAACAAATGAGAATGTGGAGCATCCTGTCTCCTTACAGGAAGTGGACAGCATTGACGCAACAACAGGCCGAGATATTAGTGAAAGAAATGAATTTATGGAACATGAAGATAACATGAAGTTTGAGCACATTCCAGGCGACGCCCATCAAGAATTGATGATAAATGCAAACCTCCAGGATATGTCTAAGGTCCAAAATGATTCCAATAGCAGTGGAAATGAAGACTGTTTTCCAGAGGTGACATCGGCCCAGAAGTCAAACATGGATACCTCAGCGGAAATAAGTCAACACAGCTCAGATGTTCCCGAATGTCATTCTGTGATTGCAGCTGACTTCCAGGTGCAGAACGCAGAAGACCTTACCATGAAACCTCAGCAGGAAACACTCGGTCAGATGAGCCCGGAACACGTGGGGATATATACTGCAACAACAGAAGACACGCCGTCCGAAGCCCTCATAGAACAAAGCCAGACGAGTCCAGCAATGGCCGACACACACCTGTCACCTGACGCTCAGGCAGAACCATCCCAAAACATGGAGCATGAAGACTCTCTTGGATGCGAGGCTGCTCAGGAGCGTCAGACTACTTTAGCATCTATGTCTGCTACGGCATCAGACACGCAAACCCTGGAAGGTCAAAGGGAAGGAACGACCACAACACAAGAGACACAACTCCAACACGCGACTCAACTGCCTCAGGAGGTCATGGTAGATTGTTCTACTAATAAAGAAGACATTCAATGTGAAGCAACATCAACAGTGGAGTATCCTCATCTCACATCCATGGAAGAAAACGAGAAGCCTGACGTCACAGAAGTCAGTACATCTCACAAAGGTGACGTTCAGAAGGTCCCAGATGTTGCCACAAATGGCTGTAATGAAAACAAGCATTTTGTTGGCGCCTCAGCGGATCTCCAAACATCAGCAGCCGGGGACGCCAGTGACTCCTTTCAGAAAGGTCTGGATGTTTCAAGCTCTGAGGAAcaggaggccatggaggaggCAGTCACCAAGAGTTTGAACGCTGCAGTAAGCAAAGTAGAAGCTGACATGCcgacagcagcagcaccagaTTTCATCTCTCATCCAGCTCCTCCATTCCAGAGCATCGGTGAACTTCCTCATGTGAAAGTAGACCTTCCAGTGGTTTCACTCAGTGATGCAGCTGTAACTGAGACTGCTGTGGTGCAACACATCCATGAAGGAGAGAAGGTCACCTTGGTGAATGACAAATCCATGCTTGATGTGGGGAATAACCAGGAGGAAAACACACATCTGGAGCACATGGATGTTATCAGCAAAACTACAGTAGAATCTTTAATGGAAGATAACACAGGAAAGCAAGAAGTCAAAGAAGAGGATGCAATCATTCCTGCTGAGAGAGCCGACGTCCCCCTCAGAGAAGCATCCGGAAGCAGTGGAGTTGAAGCGTTTGTTTGTGACCAATCAGAGGCCTCTGCTACTGTGCTTTACGCCCCAGAAGAGCAGAGTGACACAGTCAGTCAAAGCCAGATTGTGTACGAGCCCATTAGCAGTCCAGAGAGTAACGGTGATGGGGATGCTTTGGAGAAGCAGAATTTGGTGTCTATGGAAGACGTGGACACGAGTAAATCGCAGATGGGAAATGAGGAACTGACCGGAGAGGAACAAGCAGCAGATGAACCGATGGAGGTAGAGCATAGCACCACTGTTGCAGAGCAGAATTCCACGGCTGCGGTCATGAGCTCAAGCGTTGCTGTTAGCACGCCAGTAGATGAGGTTGCACAGGAAGAAGATGGAGTGTCTCCAGAGCCGAAGTGTGTCCTGGCTGTAGACCTTTGTGCACAGGTGCAAGAGGACACCCCAGCCGTGCCTGCGGTGGACATTACAGATGGTGCGGCTGAGGAGTATGTCATCCTCCAGCCAGTACTCGAGAGCAAAATTCCCTTTGATATTGTCTCTCAAGCTGCCGCTGCATCAGGTCTTTCCAGCCCCTGCTTTGACCACATGCATCCGGACGAGGCATTTGTGGCAGACGTGGAAGGTGAAACCGCTTCAAACGGACCCCAAGAGACCCTCATCCCAGAGGCCGAAGTGCATCCATGTCAAGCACCCACTCAGGTTGCCGATGTTGACGGTGAGGGGGCAGATGATGGCGTAAGCGCTCCACCTGTAGAGGAAGCTACTCAGCTTCTTGAAACGCCAGACCAATTCCTTCAGCCATCAGAGTGTGGCGAGGGTCAATTTGCCCTACAGGAAGTGCAAATTCTGGAGGACATGGAGCTCGGCCATGAGATTGTGGTGGCCGAGGAGGACAATGAAGAAGATAGTGATGTCACCATTGTagaaaaaacagctgaaacAGTTGAAGCACCTCCTCTTCAAAAGCCTGCAGAAACGCTGGGTGACAAAAAGGAGCATGAAGCTGATTCCAAGCCAGACAATGACACTGAAAAGAAAGACCATCAGAAGACCCCAGAGGCTGAGAAACCCAGAAAGCAAGAAATGAACACCCAAGCAAAGACCAAAGCTCGTCTTGCGGCTTTAGCAGAGCAGAAAGCTGCCGCCATGAAAAAGGCTGCCAACAAACAGCAGCTGAACCTCTTGGCCTTGTGTCAGGAAATAGCTGAGGACATCGCCACAGACAGCATGCTGTTAAAGAGGATCGAGGAAGAAAAGCAAGCAGCAGCCAAAGGTGAAGCCAGCAGGAAGGAGAATCCACCTGTAAGCGCACAGGAAGTAGCCACCGCTGACGCCAAGCCTCCCGCTGAACCAGAAAGCTCCTCGGCTTTGGGAACCCCCGCTGAGGAGACACCTGTGGTGCAGCCATCAGCTCCCGTGTCCAAACCTCACGAGGACCCCCCAAAGAGGCGCTTCTTCGTCTCCCAGGTTACAGTGCCCCTGAAGGCCCACGAGAAAAAGAAGTTGACGCGCTATCAAAGACTGAGACAGGTTGAACTGCAGCGGGAGAAGATGTCCTGGGCTCGcatgaagaagatgaagacGGACCAAGCCAATCAAATGTTGTCAGACATGGACTGGCAAGCTTCCATGTTCACAACTGCTGCTTCTGCCAATGCAGTGAACACTGATGCTGCACCCGCACCCAAAGacacttcctcctctcctccaaGTCCCGTCTTAAGCAGCAAACCTGCAACACCCACAGCAGACGTTCCTCAGCCTGAGATTGCAAAGCCTGAAACTGTTAAAGGGGAACCACCTCAAGTCGAAGCTCCCAAGGCGGAACCTGATGCTAAAACTGACCCCATAAAACCGGAAACACCGCAGACTGAACCTGCTAAAGTTGAAAACACAAGAATAACAAGGCAAAGTAAGGCTCAGACCTCAAAAGCGACGCCGCCTCCCGCTCCCTCCCCAAAAGTGACCAGGTCGTCAACCAGAAGGTCACTGCCAGCTGTGCCCCCCCCAATGCCCAACGGACTGAAAGCCCCCAAGCCCAAGCCTGTAGAGTACAAGCCATACAAACCACGGCCCAGGTATTCACCTGATGATTTTGAACTAGATGATGACCCCTTACCGGCGCCTCCCAAGAAGTCCAGTCCCCTATGCAGGACTTCCCAAGTCATCGGTCAGTCTAGTCCTCTGGCCCAGCCTAAAGCCACACTTCCTGCAAAGCCATCACAGGTTCCGAACCAGTCCCAACGTCAACCTTCAGTCGTTCCTGGTGGACACATGTCAGGTCAGTCCAAGTCTTCTATTTCAACAACCACTCAGTCAAAGCCTTGCAGTCCTTCTCCCGGTCCACGACGTGCCAGTGCCACAACCCCCCAGTTTCCATCCCCGGTTGCGGCCCCTTCTACAAATGCAACGCAAGCAAAGGCGAGTGAGACCCAAAGTGCAGCAGCTTCTGTTTCGCCCAAACTTAAAGCTGCCGGTGCAGGTCCCACCACACCTTCAGTGCCATCAAACACAGCCCAGGCAAAACTGACTGATCCGACCTCGGATAAAGGTTCAGGTCCTCCCAAACCTCGTCTGGTTGAGCCTGCATCAGACACTGATAGCAAA GAGGCTCCTGCTTTGCATTCATCAGGTTCACCTCCTCCAAAGGAGAGCTCAGATCAGTTGAATGTGCAGAAATGTGAAGAAAAGCCAGCAG TCAGCGATGTGGATCAGTGCCCACAGGCCGAACGCGTCAAGACAGCACAGGAGACATCAGAAAGGCCTTTTCAAGA CGGCGCCGTCAAGCAGCACGGTGGAGAGACTCCTCTGACCGACGCTTGTCTGCAGAGAGAAGTCAGGAAACTCAAAGAGGCTGACAAAGATGGCACCCAAACTATTATT GATGCAGGACAGAAGCACTTTGGGGCGGTGGCCTGCAATGTGTGTGGGATGCTGTACTCCGCCGCCAACCCCGAGGATGAATCTCAGCATTTACTCTTCCACAACCAGTTCATCAGCGCTGTTAAATATGTG GGATGGAAGAAGGAGAGGATCCTGGGAGAATTCCCAGATGGGAAGATCATTCTAGTCCTGCCAGATGATCCCAAATACGCTCTCAAGAAG GTTGAAGAGATTAGAGAGATGGTGGACAATGACCTGGGCTTCCAGCAGGTGGAGACCAAGTGTCCCTCGCAGACCAAAACCTTCCTCTTCATCTCCAACGACAAGAAAGTGGCAGGCTGCCTCATCGCAGAGCACATTCAGGAG GGCTACCGGGTGATCGAGGAGCTCGCACCTGGCGGCTCAGAAGGAGAGAAGGTGATGTTTGAGCGCCAGAGGGCTTGGTGCTGCTCCACCACGCCCGAACCAGCCATCTGCGGGATCAGCCGCATTTGGGTGGTCAGCATGATGAGACGCCGCGGCATCGCCTCCCGCTTGGTGGAGTGCCTCAG GAACAACTTCATCTACGGTTCCTACCTGAGCAAAGATGAGATCGCGTTCTCCGACCCGACCCCCGATGGGAAGCTCTTCGCCACACAGTACTTTGGCACGTCTCAGTTTTTGGTATATAACTTTGTTAGCAGAAAGCAGCCCTCCCAGCCCAAAACTGATTCAGTATGA